In Sphaeramia orbicularis chromosome 1, fSphaOr1.1, whole genome shotgun sequence, a genomic segment contains:
- the LOC115422522 gene encoding heart- and neural crest derivatives-expressed protein 2-like, with product MSLVSGFPHHPVMHHHDSHHYSLHAAAAGRCHEDTGAPPYFTSWLISHADMSPTEYSLAPGYSPEYHGNGGGGSTGGLDPHHHHHHHYGTGGLVPGAGAISVNGAPVGMHHHHHHHTHPRPVKRRPTANRKERRRTQSINSAFAELRECIPNVPADTKLSKIKTLRLATSYISYLMDILDKDGQHGDTQAFKAELKKTEAREERRKRDTVEIPKTTSSSSSSSSSSSGGDKKTKGRTGWPQHVWALELKQ from the exons ATGAGTCTGGTGTCGGGCTTCCCTCACCACCCGGTCATGCACCACCACGACAGCCACCACTACTCCCTGCACGCGGCGGCGGCGGGCCGCTGTCACGAGGACACCGGGGCTCCTCCGTACTTCACCAGCTGGCTGATCAGCCACGCGGATATGTCCCCGACAGAGTACAGCCTCGCGCCCGGCTACAGCCCCGAGTACCATGGCAACGGCGGCGGCGGCTCCACCGGCGGCCTGGAcccgcaccaccaccaccaccaccactacggAACCGGCGGCTTGGTCCCGGGGGCCGGGGCCATCTCGGTAAACGGAGCCCCGGTAGGgatgcaccaccaccaccaccaccacacgcACCCGCGCCCCGTGAAGCGGAGACCCACGGCCAACCGGAAGGAGCGGCGGCGGACCCAGAGCATCAACTCGGCCTTCGCGGAGCTCCGGGAGTGCATCCCCAACGTCCCGGCGGACACCAAGCTGTCCAAGATTAAGACGCTCCGGCTGGCCACCAGCTACATCTCCTACCTGATGGACATCCTGGACAAGGACGGACAGCACGGGGACACGCAGGCCTTCAAGGCCGAGCTGAAGAAGACGGAGGCGCGCGAGGAACGGAGGAAGAGAGACACG GTGGAGATCCCCAAGACCACCTCATCCTCATCGTCATCGTCGTCCTCTTCATCAGGAGGAGATAAGAAAACCAAAGGACGGACAGGATGGCCGCAGCACGTCTGGGCTCTGGAGCTCAAACAgtag